A window of Streptomyces gilvosporeus contains these coding sequences:
- a CDS encoding acyl-CoA synthetase, translated as MEYNLADLFESIVDTVPDREALVYVDHPGTGAERRLTYAELDRAANRLAHHLSDQGIGPGRHVGLHLYNSVAYLQAVYACLKIRAVPVNVNYRYVEEELVYLYRDADLVGLVFDAEFTERVAAALPQAPALRHLVRVGTPPAGAPEPAIAPVALADAEAAGSPARGFGPRSADDQIVIYTGGTTGMPKGVMWRHEDIFFSGMGGGAPTGEPVKRPQELAERVAAGGEGIVFFPTPPLMHGTSTLTAFIAFHFGQKVVLHRKYVPEEVLRTVAREKVTSVSLVGDAMLRPLVDALGGPLKGTDCSSLFSVSSSGAILSETVRDQFSALVPHALLLNNFGSSESGFNGTATEDSGPDVGFRLRVNARTAVVDPATRAPVPVGEPGRLAQRGHVPLGYYNDPAKTAETFFERDGDRWVLLGDMASVDTEGIVTVLGRGSQCINSGGEKIYPEEVEQALKAHPDVYDALVAGVPDERWGNRVAAVVQLRAGSAPLDLASVQAHCRTRLAGYKIPRAVVFTDRIQRSPSGKADYRWAKAVVRGEGAG; from the coding sequence ATGGAGTACAACCTTGCCGACCTCTTCGAGTCGATCGTCGACACGGTCCCCGACCGTGAGGCGCTGGTGTACGTCGACCATCCGGGCACCGGCGCCGAACGCCGTCTGACCTACGCGGAGCTCGACCGCGCCGCCAACCGGCTCGCCCACCACCTGAGCGACCAGGGGATCGGCCCCGGCCGGCACGTCGGGCTCCACCTCTACAACAGCGTCGCCTACCTCCAGGCCGTCTACGCCTGTCTGAAGATCCGCGCCGTCCCGGTCAACGTCAACTACCGCTATGTCGAGGAGGAGTTGGTCTATCTCTACCGCGACGCGGACCTGGTGGGGCTGGTCTTCGACGCGGAGTTCACCGAACGGGTCGCCGCCGCCCTCCCCCAGGCGCCCGCGCTGCGGCATCTCGTACGGGTCGGCACACCACCCGCCGGCGCCCCCGAACCGGCGATCGCCCCCGTGGCCCTGGCGGACGCCGAGGCCGCCGGATCGCCCGCACGCGGCTTCGGACCGCGTTCCGCCGACGACCAGATCGTCATCTACACCGGCGGCACCACCGGGATGCCCAAGGGCGTGATGTGGCGCCACGAGGACATCTTCTTCTCGGGGATGGGTGGCGGCGCACCGACCGGCGAACCGGTCAAACGGCCGCAGGAGCTGGCCGAACGAGTCGCGGCGGGCGGCGAGGGCATCGTCTTCTTCCCGACTCCCCCGCTGATGCACGGCACCTCCACCCTCACCGCGTTCATCGCCTTCCACTTCGGCCAGAAGGTCGTCCTGCACCGCAAGTACGTGCCGGAGGAGGTGCTGCGGACCGTTGCCCGCGAGAAGGTCACCAGTGTGTCGTTGGTCGGCGATGCGATGCTGCGCCCGCTCGTCGATGCGCTCGGCGGGCCGCTGAAGGGCACCGACTGTTCGTCCCTCTTCAGCGTCAGCAGCTCCGGTGCGATCCTCTCCGAGACGGTACGGGACCAGTTCAGCGCGCTGGTCCCGCATGCCCTGCTGCTCAACAACTTCGGCTCCTCGGAATCGGGCTTCAACGGGACGGCGACCGAGGACTCCGGGCCGGACGTCGGGTTCCGGCTGCGGGTCAATGCCCGTACGGCGGTGGTGGATCCGGCCACCCGCGCGCCGGTGCCGGTGGGCGAACCGGGGCGGCTGGCGCAGCGTGGGCACGTACCGCTCGGCTACTACAACGATCCGGCGAAAACCGCCGAGACGTTCTTCGAGCGGGACGGGGACCGGTGGGTGCTGCTGGGCGATATGGCGAGCGTCGATACGGAGGGCATCGTCACCGTCCTGGGGCGTGGGTCGCAGTGCATCAACTCCGGCGGCGAGAAGATCTATCCGGAGGAGGTCGAACAGGCGCTGAAGGCACATCCGGACGTGTACGACGCACTGGTGGCGGGCGTGCCGGACGAACGCTGGGGCAACCGCGTCGCGGCCGTCGTCCAACTCCGCGCCGGGTCGGCCCCGTTGGACCTCGCAAGCGTGCAGGCCCATTGCCGCACCCGGCTGGCCGGTTACAAGATCCCGCGGGCCGTGGTCTTCACCGACCGCATCCAGCGCTCACCCAGCGGCAAGGCGGACTACCGGTGGGCCAAGGCGGTGGTGCGGGGCGAAGGAGCCGGGTGA
- a CDS encoding crotonase/enoyl-CoA hydratase family protein, protein MVGGTEGTGSGARPGDAGGTEHLTVERCGATLVLTLNRPEAKNALSLPMLVGLYDGWAAADEDDEIRSIVLTGAGGTFCAGMDLKALAGKGMAGERYRDRLRADPDLHWKAMLRHHRPRKPVIAAVEGHCVAGGTEILQGTDIRIAGESATFGLYEVRRGLFPIGGSTVRLARQIPRTHALEMLLTGRPYPAPEAARIGLIGHVVPDGSALAKALEIAEQINACGPLAVEAVKASVYETAGMTESDGLAAELARGWPIFDTDDAKEGARAFAEKRPPVYRRT, encoded by the coding sequence ATGGTGGGTGGCACGGAAGGAACGGGAAGCGGAGCACGGCCAGGGGACGCGGGCGGGACGGAACACCTGACCGTGGAGCGGTGCGGTGCGACCCTGGTGCTCACCCTCAACCGGCCGGAGGCGAAGAACGCCCTCTCGCTGCCGATGCTGGTGGGCCTGTACGACGGCTGGGCGGCGGCCGACGAGGACGACGAGATCCGCTCCATCGTGCTCACCGGGGCCGGCGGCACCTTCTGCGCGGGGATGGACCTCAAGGCCCTGGCCGGCAAGGGGATGGCGGGCGAACGGTACCGCGACAGGCTGCGCGCCGACCCCGATCTGCACTGGAAGGCGATGCTGCGGCACCACCGTCCCCGCAAACCGGTGATCGCCGCCGTCGAGGGCCACTGTGTCGCCGGGGGGACGGAGATCCTCCAGGGCACCGACATCCGGATCGCGGGCGAGAGCGCGACCTTCGGCCTCTACGAGGTCAGGCGCGGGCTGTTCCCGATCGGCGGCTCCACCGTCCGCCTCGCCCGTCAGATTCCCCGTACCCACGCCCTCGAAATGCTGCTCACCGGCCGTCCGTACCCGGCCCCCGAGGCCGCCCGCATCGGCCTGATCGGCCATGTCGTCCCCGACGGCAGTGCGCTCGCCAAGGCCCTGGAGATCGCCGAGCAGATCAACGCCTGCGGACCGCTCGCCGTCGAGGCCGTCAAGGCGTCCGTCTATGAGACCGCCGGGATGACCGAGAGCGACGGCCTTGCCGCCGAACTCGCCCGTGGATGGCCGATTTTCGACACCGACGACGCCAAGGAAGGCGCGCGGGCCTTCGCGGAGAAGCGGCCGCCCGTCTATCGGCGCACCTGA
- a CDS encoding thiolase domain-containing protein produces the protein MPGPSTGSTGPSTGPLREVAIVAFGQSDHVRSSAETSEVEMLMPVLHDVLSRTGLKAGDIDFTCSGSSDYLAGRAFSFTMALDGVGAWPPISESHVEMDGAWALYEAWVTLLTGEAETALVYAYGKSSPGDLREVLTRQLDPYYLAPLWPDSVALAALQAQALIDAGLTDERALAGIATRSRTAAEVNPHAQLRGAVPAGDHLVAPLRTGDCPPIGDGAAAVVLAAGDTARRLCDRPAWIRGLDHRIEAHALGVRDLTDSPSTRLAAERAGYFARPVDTAELHAPFTSQEVVLRRALALDGPDAAGVRINPSGGALAANPVMAAGLIRLGEAAARIQRGESDRALAHATSGPCLQQNLVAVLEGEAR, from the coding sequence ATGCCCGGCCCCTCGACCGGCTCGACCGGCCCCTCGACCGGCCCGTTGCGCGAGGTCGCCATCGTCGCCTTCGGGCAGAGCGACCACGTCCGCAGCAGCGCCGAGACCTCCGAGGTCGAGATGCTGATGCCGGTGCTGCACGACGTCCTGTCGCGTACCGGACTCAAGGCCGGCGACATCGACTTCACCTGCTCCGGATCCAGCGACTACCTCGCCGGCCGCGCCTTCTCCTTCACCATGGCCCTGGACGGCGTCGGCGCCTGGCCGCCGATCTCCGAATCCCATGTGGAGATGGACGGCGCCTGGGCGCTGTACGAGGCATGGGTCACGCTGCTCACCGGCGAGGCGGAGACCGCGCTGGTCTACGCGTACGGCAAGTCCTCACCCGGCGACCTCCGCGAGGTCCTCACCCGGCAGCTCGACCCGTACTACCTCGCCCCGCTGTGGCCGGATTCCGTCGCTCTCGCCGCGCTCCAGGCGCAGGCCCTGATCGACGCCGGGCTGACCGACGAGCGCGCCCTGGCGGGCATCGCGACCCGCAGCCGCACCGCCGCCGAGGTCAACCCGCACGCTCAGCTGCGCGGCGCCGTACCCGCCGGGGACCACCTCGTCGCCCCGCTCCGTACCGGCGACTGCCCGCCCATCGGCGACGGGGCGGCCGCCGTCGTCCTCGCCGCCGGTGACACCGCCCGCCGGCTGTGCGACCGGCCCGCCTGGATCCGCGGCCTCGACCACCGCATCGAGGCCCACGCCCTGGGTGTCCGCGATCTGACCGACTCCCCGTCCACCCGGCTGGCCGCGGAACGCGCCGGCTACTTCGCGCGGCCTGTGGACACCGCCGAACTGCACGCCCCGTTCACCTCCCAGGAGGTCGTCCTGCGCCGCGCACTCGCGCTCGACGGCCCGGACGCGGCGGGGGTCCGTATCAACCCCTCCGGCGGCGCGCTCGCCGCCAACCCCGTCATGGCCGCCGGGCTCATCCGCCTCGGCGAGGCCGCCGCCCGCATCCAGCGCGGCGAGTCCGACCGTGCCCTGGCGCACGCCACCTCGGGGCCGTGCCTACAGCAGAACCTGGTCGCCGTCCTGGAAGGAGAGGCGCGATGA
- a CDS encoding acyl-CoA synthetase, which yields MTQARSNTVDGVLRRSARRVPGRTAVRFGDRAWTYRELDDAVTAAARVLLAQGLRSGDRVASYGHNSDAYLIAFLACARAGLVHVPVNHALTGDDLRYILEQSGSTLALTDPALAHRLPASLRTMPLYGAPDGLLELLAAAAETGGEPDPTPDASRDATADPTPAAAADDTLVQLLYTSGTTALPKGAMMTHRALVHEYTSAVVALDLRESDRPVHSLPLYHSAQMHVFLLPYLAVGAENTILDGPAPDRIFDLVEAGLADSLFAPPTVWIALSNHPDFAVRDLDGLRKAYYGASIMPVPVLERLRARLPSLAFYNCFGQSEIGPLATVLGPDEHDGRMDSCGRPVLFVEARLVDENGHEVPDGTRGEIVYRSPQLCTGYWDKPEETAEAFRDGWFHSGDLAVRDAEGYFTVVDRVKDVINSGGVLVASRQVEDVLYEHPQVAEVAVIGLPDERWIEAVTAVVVRRTDGEGGGEGKGDDGVDGLVGAVSEQELIDAARARLAPFKAPRRVVFVDALPRNASGKVLKRELRDRLATP from the coding sequence ATGACCCAAGCGCGGAGCAACACGGTGGACGGGGTCCTGCGGCGCAGCGCGCGGCGGGTTCCCGGGCGGACGGCGGTGCGGTTCGGGGACCGGGCGTGGACGTACCGCGAGCTGGACGACGCGGTGACCGCCGCGGCCCGGGTGCTGCTCGCGCAGGGGCTGCGGTCCGGCGACCGGGTCGCGTCGTACGGGCACAACTCCGACGCGTACCTGATCGCCTTCCTGGCCTGCGCCCGCGCCGGCCTGGTGCATGTGCCGGTCAACCACGCCCTCACCGGCGACGACCTGCGCTACATCCTGGAGCAGTCCGGCAGCACACTGGCGCTCACCGACCCCGCCCTGGCCCACCGGCTGCCGGCCTCCTTGCGCACCATGCCGCTGTACGGCGCGCCGGACGGGCTCCTGGAGCTGCTCGCCGCGGCGGCGGAGACGGGCGGTGAGCCGGATCCGACGCCGGATGCGTCACGGGATGCGACAGCGGATCCGACACCGGCGGCGGCCGCCGACGACACCCTCGTCCAGCTGCTCTACACCTCGGGGACCACCGCCCTCCCCAAGGGCGCGATGATGACGCACCGTGCGCTGGTGCACGAATACACCAGCGCCGTCGTCGCCCTCGACCTCCGGGAGAGCGACCGGCCGGTGCACTCCCTGCCGCTCTACCACTCCGCGCAGATGCATGTCTTCCTGCTGCCCTATCTGGCGGTCGGCGCGGAGAACACCATCCTCGACGGACCCGCGCCCGACAGGATCTTCGACCTGGTCGAAGCGGGCCTGGCGGACAGCCTGTTCGCACCGCCGACGGTCTGGATCGCGCTGTCGAACCACCCGGACTTCGCCGTCCGGGACCTCGACGGACTGCGCAAGGCCTACTACGGAGCCTCGATCATGCCCGTACCGGTCCTGGAGCGGCTGCGCGCCCGGCTGCCCTCCCTCGCGTTCTACAACTGCTTCGGGCAGAGCGAGATCGGCCCGCTGGCCACCGTGCTGGGACCGGACGAGCACGACGGCCGGATGGACTCGTGCGGCCGCCCGGTGCTGTTCGTGGAGGCCCGCCTGGTCGACGAGAACGGCCATGAGGTGCCCGACGGCACCCGCGGGGAGATCGTCTACCGCTCGCCCCAGCTGTGCACCGGCTACTGGGACAAGCCCGAGGAGACCGCCGAAGCCTTCCGGGACGGCTGGTTCCACTCCGGCGACCTCGCCGTCCGGGATGCGGAGGGCTATTTCACGGTGGTCGACCGGGTCAAGGACGTCATCAACTCCGGCGGCGTACTGGTCGCTTCCCGCCAGGTGGAGGATGTGCTCTACGAGCATCCGCAGGTCGCCGAGGTCGCGGTCATCGGGCTGCCGGACGAGCGGTGGATCGAGGCGGTGACGGCGGTGGTCGTACGGCGCACGGACGGCGAAGGCGGCGGCGAAGGCAAAGGCGACGACGGTGTCGACGGGCTCGTCGGCGCGGTGAGCGAGCAGGAGCTGATCGACGCCGCCCGCGCCCGCCTCGCGCCGTTCAAGGCGCCCCGGCGGGTGGTGTTCGTCGACGCGCTGCCGCGCAACGCCAGCGGCAAGGTCCTCAAGCGGGAGCTGCGCGACCGCCTCGCCACGCCCTGA
- a CDS encoding alpha/beta fold hydrolase — translation MSDVQKVRVGEIRLAYRVWGEPDAPPAVLLHCLGEDGEDWRGVVGRLAGTHRVFALDQRGHGHSDWPGEYGHEHWRDDAIGFVAALGLERVTLIGHSLGAGAALLLAAHRPDLVDRLVLEEAAPPLPADPPREVPGQPAGPQSYDWRAAAAVAAERNAPDPLWWESLAKIAAPTLVIGGGPTSHIPQHRLAEMADRIPGARLVTIEGGGHLVHEERPGEFLAAVTSFLAPRP, via the coding sequence ATGAGTGACGTCCAGAAAGTACGGGTTGGTGAGATTCGGCTGGCGTACCGGGTGTGGGGTGAGCCGGACGCACCCCCGGCCGTCCTGTTGCACTGCCTGGGAGAGGACGGCGAGGACTGGCGCGGAGTGGTCGGCCGGCTCGCCGGTACGCACCGGGTGTTCGCCCTCGACCAGCGGGGCCATGGACACAGCGACTGGCCCGGCGAGTACGGCCATGAGCACTGGCGCGACGATGCGATCGGGTTCGTCGCGGCCCTGGGGCTGGAGCGGGTGACCCTGATCGGCCACTCGCTGGGCGCGGGCGCCGCCCTGCTGCTCGCCGCGCACCGCCCTGACCTGGTGGACCGGCTGGTCCTGGAGGAGGCCGCACCGCCGCTGCCCGCCGATCCGCCGCGGGAGGTGCCCGGACAGCCGGCCGGACCGCAGTCGTACGACTGGCGCGCCGCGGCCGCGGTGGCGGCGGAGCGCAATGCCCCCGACCCGCTGTGGTGGGAGAGCCTCGCGAAGATCGCCGCACCCACCCTCGTCATCGGCGGCGGCCCCACCAGCCATATCCCGCAGCACCGGCTCGCCGAGATGGCCGACCGCATCCCCGGCGCCCGCCTCGTGACCATCGAGGGCGGCGGCCATCTCGTCCATGAGGAGCGCCCGGGGGAGTTTCTTGCGGCCGTGACGTCCTTCCTGGCGCCGCGACCGTAG
- a CDS encoding chorismate mutase, which yields MTVSFISTMRRALIAGATATLLFAGAGGAAAAPLSAAPAPAERASAAPAAAHSPYARLRPLAALSAERLATGDLVAAAKWGTGSPIDDPARERVVLDSVAEQARRLGADPEATVRIFRDQIEASKIVQRGLFREWDADPSRAPAERPDLNEVRKEINRLNGALVRAIAASPQARSAPYCAPLVTVSAARIRYERHLDPLHTVALARSLRSVCG from the coding sequence ATGACCGTGTCGTTCATCAGCACGATGCGCCGCGCGCTGATCGCCGGCGCCACCGCGACCCTCCTGTTCGCCGGAGCCGGCGGGGCCGCCGCGGCGCCCCTGTCCGCCGCCCCTGCACCCGCCGAACGGGCATCCGCCGCCCCCGCGGCCGCCCACTCCCCGTACGCCCGACTGCGCCCCCTCGCCGCGCTGTCCGCCGAGCGTCTGGCCACCGGAGACCTGGTGGCCGCGGCGAAATGGGGCACCGGCAGTCCGATCGACGATCCGGCCCGCGAGCGGGTGGTCCTGGACTCGGTGGCCGAGCAGGCGCGGCGGCTGGGGGCCGATCCCGAGGCGACGGTGCGGATCTTCCGGGACCAGATCGAGGCGAGCAAGATCGTCCAGCGCGGGCTGTTCCGGGAGTGGGACGCCGACCCGTCCCGGGCGCCGGCCGAGCGCCCGGACCTGAACGAGGTGCGCAAGGAGATCAATCGCCTCAACGGCGCGCTGGTCCGCGCCATCGCCGCCTCCCCGCAGGCCCGTTCCGCGCCGTACTGCGCTCCGCTGGTGACGGTGTCCGCCGCCCGAATACGGTACGAGCGGCACCTGGACCCGCTGCACACGGTGGCACTGGCCCGTTCGCTGCGCTCGGTCTGCGGCTGA
- a CDS encoding VOC family protein — MLTTQYVPGTPNWIDLGAPDPQAAADFYSGVFGWTVQSAGPESGGYGFFQLDGKTVGAVGPLTEKGARSAWTVYFHTADADATTKAVEQAGGSVRVPPMDVFTAGRLAGYTDPTGAQFAVWQPGDTKGLDTVMEADTLCWTELYTTDSAAAKDFYASVFSWGYQDMPMGGDMVYSVVSSPGGGREGDTGQGGIMQLQKEHREAGSTSEWHPYFGVADCDATFAAATSRGATVLIPPSNAPGVGRLAMLKDPAGAAFALIKGDPQMT; from the coding sequence ATGCTGACCACCCAGTACGTCCCCGGCACACCCAACTGGATCGACCTCGGCGCGCCCGATCCCCAAGCCGCCGCCGACTTCTACTCCGGCGTCTTCGGCTGGACGGTGCAGTCGGCGGGCCCGGAGTCCGGCGGCTACGGTTTCTTCCAGCTGGACGGCAAGACCGTCGGCGCGGTCGGCCCGCTCACGGAGAAGGGCGCGCGCTCCGCCTGGACGGTGTACTTCCACACCGCCGACGCGGACGCCACGACCAAGGCCGTGGAGCAGGCGGGCGGCTCGGTCCGCGTCCCGCCGATGGACGTCTTCACGGCCGGCCGGCTGGCCGGCTACACCGACCCCACGGGCGCGCAGTTCGCCGTATGGCAGCCCGGCGACACCAAGGGCCTGGACACGGTGATGGAAGCCGACACCCTGTGCTGGACGGAGCTGTACACCACCGATTCGGCCGCCGCGAAGGACTTCTACGCGTCGGTCTTCTCCTGGGGGTACCAGGACATGCCGATGGGCGGCGACATGGTCTACTCCGTCGTCTCCTCGCCCGGCGGCGGCCGGGAGGGGGACACGGGCCAGGGCGGCATCATGCAGTTGCAGAAGGAGCACCGCGAGGCCGGTTCGACGTCGGAGTGGCACCCGTATTTCGGCGTGGCCGACTGTGACGCCACCTTCGCCGCGGCCACCTCCCGCGGCGCCACGGTCCTGATCCCGCCGAGCAACGCACCGGGCGTCGGCCGCCTGGCCATGCTCAAGGACCCGGCGGGTGCCGCCTTCGCCCTGATCAAGGGCGACCCCCAGATGACCTGA
- a CDS encoding Zn-ribbon domain-containing OB-fold protein produces MPDILTAPLVVEFPFTRSLGPVQSAFLTGLRERTVLGVKASDGRVVVPPAEYDPVTAEEIRELVEVGTAGTVTTWAWNPTPRRGQPLTTPFAWVLVRLDGADTALLHALDAPGPDAVRTGMRVRIRWAAERTGAITDISCFEPDQGTGGDGHTREPVAHDGQFPDALTGITAPARLDYTYSPGAAQSRYIQALADRRTLGERCPACRKVYVPPRGACPTCGVATGPQVEVGPRGTVTTFCIVNIKARNLDIDVPYVYAHIALDGADLALHARIGGIPYDQVRMGLRVEPVWTEGSPFPEHYRPTGEPDADYDSYKELI; encoded by the coding sequence ATGCCGGACATCCTCACCGCGCCCCTCGTCGTCGAATTCCCCTTCACCCGCTCGCTCGGGCCCGTCCAGAGCGCCTTCCTCACGGGCCTGCGCGAACGTACCGTCCTCGGCGTCAAGGCGAGCGACGGCCGGGTCGTCGTCCCGCCCGCCGAATACGACCCGGTCACGGCCGAGGAGATCCGCGAGCTGGTCGAGGTCGGCACCGCCGGCACCGTCACCACCTGGGCCTGGAACCCCACCCCGCGCCGCGGACAGCCCCTGACCACCCCGTTCGCCTGGGTCCTGGTCCGGCTCGACGGCGCCGACACCGCCCTGCTGCACGCCCTGGACGCGCCCGGCCCCGACGCCGTACGCACCGGGATGCGGGTCCGCATCCGCTGGGCCGCCGAACGTACCGGCGCGATCACCGACATCTCCTGCTTCGAACCGGACCAGGGCACCGGAGGCGACGGGCACACCCGTGAACCCGTCGCCCACGACGGACAGTTCCCCGACGCCCTCACCGGCATCACCGCCCCCGCCCGCCTCGACTACACCTACTCGCCCGGCGCCGCCCAGTCCCGCTACATCCAGGCGCTCGCCGACCGCAGGACCCTCGGCGAACGCTGCCCCGCCTGCCGCAAGGTCTATGTCCCGCCCCGCGGCGCCTGCCCCACCTGCGGCGTGGCCACCGGCCCCCAGGTCGAGGTCGGCCCCCGCGGCACCGTCACCACCTTCTGCATCGTCAACATCAAGGCCCGCAACCTGGACATCGACGTCCCCTACGTCTACGCCCATATCGCCCTGGACGGCGCCGATCTGGCCCTGCACGCGCGGATCGGCGGCATCCCCTACGACCAGGTCCGCATGGGCCTGCGCGTCGAACCCGTCTGGACCGAGGGCTCCCCCTTCCCCGAGCACTACCGCCCGACCGGCGAACCCGACGCCGACTACGACAGCTACAAGGAGCTGATCTGA
- the paaK gene encoding phenylacetate--CoA ligase PaaK — MPESATGAEGGGTDPTLPTFDDAERLSPDALRALQLTRLRASLQHAYEHVPFYRESFDRAGVRPDDCRTLGDLARFPFTVKDDLRAQYPFGMFAVPKHEVRRLHASSGTTGRPTVVGYTERDLSHWADVVARSIHAAGGRPGHTVHIAYGYGLFTGGLGAHYGAERLGCTVVPASGGMTGRQVQIIQDFRPEIIMVTPSYMLTLLDEFERQGVDPRTTSLKVGIFGAEPWTQEMRREIEERFAIDAVDLYGLSEVMGPGVAQECVETKDGLHIWEDHFYPEVVDPFTGEVLPDGEHGELVFTSLTKEAMPVIRYRTRDLTRLLPGTARPAFRRMEKITGRSDDMIILRGVNLFPAQIEEIVLRTPGIAPHFQLRLTREGRMDHLTVRAEARPDATPEERTAAVGQIARCVKDGIGVSVAVEIVDPETLERSVGKIKRIVDARPRDEA; from the coding sequence ATGCCGGAATCGGCTACGGGTGCAGAGGGCGGCGGCACGGACCCCACCCTCCCCACCTTCGACGACGCGGAACGGCTCTCCCCGGACGCCCTGCGCGCGCTGCAACTGACCCGGCTGCGCGCCTCCTTGCAGCACGCCTATGAGCATGTGCCGTTCTACCGGGAGTCCTTCGACCGCGCGGGTGTCCGGCCCGACGACTGCCGTACGCTCGGCGACCTCGCCCGCTTCCCGTTCACCGTGAAGGACGATCTGCGCGCGCAGTACCCCTTCGGGATGTTCGCGGTCCCGAAGCACGAGGTGCGCCGTCTGCACGCCTCCAGCGGCACGACCGGCCGCCCCACCGTCGTCGGCTATACCGAACGCGATCTCTCCCACTGGGCGGACGTCGTCGCCCGCTCGATCCACGCGGCGGGCGGGCGGCCCGGCCACACCGTCCATATCGCTTATGGATACGGGCTGTTCACCGGCGGCCTCGGTGCGCACTACGGCGCGGAGCGGCTCGGCTGTACGGTCGTGCCGGCGTCCGGCGGGATGACCGGCCGGCAGGTGCAGATCATCCAGGACTTCCGCCCCGAGATCATCATGGTGACGCCGTCGTACATGCTCACCCTGCTGGACGAGTTCGAGCGGCAGGGCGTCGACCCGCGGACCACCTCGCTCAAGGTGGGCATCTTCGGCGCCGAGCCGTGGACCCAGGAGATGCGGCGCGAGATCGAGGAACGGTTCGCGATCGACGCGGTGGACCTCTACGGCCTGTCGGAGGTCATGGGCCCCGGCGTCGCCCAGGAGTGCGTGGAGACCAAGGACGGGCTGCACATCTGGGAGGACCACTTCTATCCGGAGGTGGTCGATCCGTTCACCGGCGAGGTACTGCCGGACGGTGAGCACGGCGAACTGGTCTTCACCTCGCTGACCAAGGAGGCCATGCCCGTCATCCGCTATCGCACCCGGGATCTGACCCGGCTGCTGCCCGGCACCGCGCGCCCCGCCTTCCGCCGGATGGAGAAGATCACCGGGCGCAGCGACGACATGATCATTCTGCGCGGGGTCAACCTCTTCCCCGCGCAGATCGAGGAGATCGTGCTGCGCACACCCGGCATCGCCCCGCACTTCCAGCTGCGGCTGACCCGCGAGGGGCGGATGGACCATCTGACCGTACGGGCCGAGGCCCGGCCGGATGCGACGCCGGAGGAGCGTACGGCGGCGGTCGGGCAGATCGCGCGGTGCGTCAAGGACGGCATCGGCGTCTCCGTCGCGGTCGAGATCGTCGATCCGGAGACGCTGGAGCGTTCGGTCGGCAAGATCAAGCGCATCGTGGACGCGCGGCCACGGGACGAGGCGTAA